In one window of Leptospira sp. GIMC2001 DNA:
- a CDS encoding serine hydrolase domain-containing protein, with protein MLRFFLSVLFVTIILLSSNCGKPSIELKPYGDPIVLEDLKPPRRDYWPTQAWRVSKPEAQGMNSSKLLEMEKYAFTIEGTPEDRQGTRTDGVVIIRNGYLVYENYGRGYSAEQKHLIWSIAKSYTNALVGVAVSKGLVQLDDPAYKYVPELGHSEEHKKITIRHILNMSSGLEASEGYESSPLVSTVIAMLYTKGRANMGAYSASLGLRAEPGSFVYYSSCDTNILSLALQNIYGKEVYSDLPWKDIFNPLGIKNVTYERDGNDVFVGSSYIYTTPRDMAKFGYLYLNDGIWENKRILPQGWVTLSRTPSPAYKSTPYYTKLEEDNYTAQWYANTGVPEAGIPKPMPDAPADTFYGSGHWGQRLFVIPSLDLVIVRVGDDRNVKFFDNNLFIKYIVESIQ; from the coding sequence ATGCTTCGATTCTTTTTATCCGTTCTTTTTGTAACAATCATTCTCTTATCGAGTAATTGTGGTAAACCATCGATTGAATTAAAGCCGTATGGTGATCCCATTGTTTTAGAAGATCTCAAACCACCAAGACGTGATTACTGGCCAACTCAAGCTTGGAGAGTTTCCAAACCAGAAGCGCAAGGAATGAATTCCTCAAAACTCCTTGAAATGGAAAAATATGCATTTACTATTGAAGGAACGCCAGAAGACCGTCAAGGTACGAGAACGGACGGTGTGGTTATTATTCGGAATGGCTACCTTGTGTACGAAAATTACGGACGTGGATATTCCGCCGAACAAAAACATTTAATCTGGTCCATCGCAAAGAGCTATACAAATGCTTTGGTTGGAGTTGCAGTTAGCAAAGGATTGGTGCAACTTGACGATCCAGCTTATAAATATGTTCCAGAACTAGGGCATAGCGAAGAACATAAGAAGATCACAATTCGTCATATTTTGAATATGTCATCTGGACTTGAGGCAAGTGAAGGCTATGAAAGTAGTCCACTAGTGTCGACAGTGATTGCAATGCTCTATACTAAGGGTCGAGCGAATATGGGAGCTTACTCGGCTTCCCTTGGCTTACGAGCAGAGCCTGGTAGCTTCGTTTATTATTCTTCGTGTGATACGAACATTTTGTCACTCGCATTACAAAACATATATGGCAAAGAGGTTTATTCTGATCTGCCTTGGAAAGATATTTTCAATCCATTGGGAATTAAAAATGTTACATACGAGCGGGATGGCAATGATGTTTTTGTCGGATCTTCTTATATTTATACAACTCCAAGGGATATGGCAAAATTCGGTTACCTATATTTAAATGACGGTATCTGGGAGAACAAAAGAATCCTTCCGCAAGGTTGGGTAACGCTATCAAGAACCCCATCACCAGCTTACAAAAGCACTCCTTATTACACTAAACTAGAAGAGGATAATTATACAGCTCAATGGTATGCTAATACTGGTGTTCCAGAAGCTGGAATACCTAAGCCAATGCCAGATGCTCCAGCGGACACTTTCTACGGTTCTGGACATTGGGGTCAACGCCTCTTTGTAATTCCCAGTCTTGACCTAGTTATTGTGCGGGTTGGAGATGATAGAAATGTGAAATTTTTTGACAATAACTTATTTATTAAATACATCGTTGAGAGTATCCAATGA
- a CDS encoding SufE family protein, which yields MKSISELQAEVIEEFEDVIDWEERFQILIEMGEALPPYPEDKKKDDYLVPGCQSRVWVAPEIVDGKLFFYADSDTSLTKGLIAILVKVFSGHSPEEISNSNLDFIEQIGLQKFLSISRRNGLSNMIQIVMNYAKT from the coding sequence ATGAAATCTATATCTGAACTGCAAGCAGAAGTTATTGAAGAATTCGAAGATGTTATTGATTGGGAAGAAAGATTTCAAATTTTAATTGAGATGGGAGAAGCACTTCCGCCTTATCCTGAAGACAAGAAAAAAGATGATTATCTAGTTCCAGGTTGTCAGTCTCGAGTCTGGGTTGCGCCTGAAATTGTGGATGGCAAATTGTTTTTCTATGCTGACAGCGATACTTCTCTTACGAAAGGATTAATAGCCATTCTTGTTAAAGTGTTCAGTGGTCATAGTCCAGAAGAAATTTCCAATAGCAATCTGGACTTTATTGAACAGATTGGACTTCAGAAATTTCTATCCATCAGCAGACGCAATGGATTGAGCAACATGATTCAAATTGTCATGAATTACGCAAAAACCTAA